The Bacillota bacterium genome contains a region encoding:
- the nuoE gene encoding NADH-quinone oxidoreductase subunit NuoE, which translates to MLATRSSPDRPSIIPLLQQIQEQLGYLPPDGVVRAARACGMSVAQAYGVATFYNFFRMSPPGRHTIRVCRGTACHVRGSAALLEQLQQALGIKAGETTPDGEFSLETVACLGCCSRAPVAVADGEIHGRLTRQGLTRLLQRLRRREHVER; encoded by the coding sequence TTGCTCGCCACGCGGAGTTCGCCGGACCGGCCGAGCATCATCCCGCTCTTGCAGCAGATCCAGGAGCAGTTGGGCTACCTGCCCCCAGACGGGGTCGTCAGGGCCGCTCGGGCCTGCGGGATGAGCGTCGCGCAGGCCTACGGGGTCGCCACGTTCTACAACTTCTTCCGCATGAGTCCGCCAGGCCGGCACACCATCCGGGTGTGCCGGGGAACGGCGTGCCATGTGCGCGGCTCCGCCGCCCTGCTGGAGCAGCTTCAGCAGGCGCTCGGCATCAAGGCGGGCGAGACGACGCCTGACGGCGAGTTCTCTCTCGAGACGGTGGCCTGCCTGGGCTGCTGCAGCCGCGCTCCGGTGGCCGTGGCAGACGGGGAGATTCACGGCAGGCTCACGCGCCAGGGCCTGACTCGGTTGCTCCAGCGGCTGCGGAGGAGGGAGCACGTTGAGCGATAG
- a CDS encoding Mur ligase family protein yields the protein MAVLPDGRPECAGRAVAGVAFHSARVRPGFCFVAVRGARADGHRFVESAVARGASAIVVDRPEVARAVARRPEGLCVALVTDSRLALAWMAAAFFGHPSRDLAVVGITGTVGKTSTALFLRQILNGAGRLSGAVGSLGILTRHHTAPSPLTTPDAVTLQAALRTMADEGLACSVVEVSSHALMQSRAAGLRLSAGVLTELLPHEHADAHPTFRHYLATKARFLELLEPGAALAYSTSSAETVALASRWPGKWRIRYALLDGGPAGAGDGGHAPASGEGERGCVEGRILSMSLSGVELALAAHLDGQRPPAVRVHLPLIGPHAASNAVASAAAALALGVNFERVVAGLSRLTPPRRRMEPAYRGEFTVIDDTTGHPASFERLFRTLEASAAPSVVLLVGIRGSRGAEINARNGQVIARWSHRLPVKAMVVTDSLDVADELNRVRDEERHALLSALQDARVQPIHCPALEDAVAAAVNRTSPGDVLVLAGAQGLNRAAEMVRALLRSR from the coding sequence GTGGCGGTCCTCCCCGACGGTCGCCCCGAGTGCGCCGGCCGGGCAGTGGCCGGGGTCGCGTTTCACTCGGCCAGGGTGCGGCCGGGCTTCTGTTTCGTGGCGGTGAGGGGCGCCCGCGCCGACGGGCACCGGTTCGTGGAAAGCGCCGTTGCCCGGGGAGCCTCTGCCATCGTGGTGGACAGGCCCGAGGTCGCGCGGGCCGTCGCGCGCCGCCCGGAGGGGCTGTGCGTGGCGCTCGTCACGGATAGCCGGCTGGCGCTTGCGTGGATGGCGGCGGCCTTCTTCGGCCACCCCTCCAGGGATCTGGCCGTCGTCGGCATCACCGGGACGGTGGGGAAGACCTCGACGGCGCTTTTCCTGCGGCAGATCCTCAACGGCGCCGGCCGTCTCTCCGGTGCCGTCGGGTCGCTCGGCATCCTGACCCGCCATCACACCGCTCCGTCGCCCCTGACCACCCCCGACGCCGTCACCCTGCAGGCGGCCCTGCGCACGATGGCGGACGAGGGCCTGGCCTGCTCGGTGGTCGAGGTGTCGTCCCACGCCCTGATGCAGAGCCGGGCCGCTGGACTCCGCCTGAGCGCCGGCGTTCTCACCGAACTCCTGCCCCACGAGCACGCCGACGCGCACCCCACTTTCCGGCACTACCTGGCCACCAAGGCGCGGTTTCTCGAGCTGCTGGAGCCGGGCGCCGCGCTCGCCTACAGCACCTCGAGCGCCGAGACCGTTGCCCTTGCCTCCCGGTGGCCGGGGAAGTGGCGCATCCGGTACGCGCTGCTGGACGGAGGGCCAGCCGGCGCGGGTGACGGCGGCCACGCCCCTGCCTCGGGCGAAGGGGAACGGGGCTGCGTGGAAGGCCGGATTCTCTCGATGAGCCTCTCCGGGGTGGAGCTGGCTCTGGCCGCACACCTCGACGGCCAGCGCCCGCCCGCCGTGCGGGTGCACCTTCCGCTCATCGGCCCCCACGCAGCGTCAAACGCCGTCGCGTCCGCCGCAGCCGCCCTGGCGCTGGGCGTGAACTTCGAGCGGGTCGTGGCGGGACTTTCTCGGCTCACGCCTCCTCGGCGCCGAATGGAGCCGGCTTACCGCGGCGAGTTCACCGTCATCGATGACACCACGGGCCATCCGGCCAGCTTCGAGCGACTGTTCCGGACACTGGAAGCGAGCGCCGCCCCGAGCGTGGTGCTGCTCGTGGGCATCCGCGGGAGCCGGGGTGCGGAGATCAACGCCCGCAACGGCCAGGTGATCGCCCGGTGGTCGCACCGGCTTCCCGTGAAGGCCATGGTGGTCACCGACAGCCTGGACGTGGCAGACGAGCTCAACCGCGTCCGGGACGAGGAGCGCCACGCCTTGCTATCCGCCCTTCAGGACGCCCGGGTGCAACCCATCCACTGCCCGGCCCTTGAGGACGCCGTAGCGGCAGCGGTCAACCGCACCAGCCCCGGGGACGTGCTGGTGCTCGCGGGTGCACAGGGGTTGAACCGTGCGGCGGAGATGGTTCGCGCCCTGCTGAGAAGCCGGTAG